One Aphelocoma coerulescens isolate FSJ_1873_10779 chromosome 5, UR_Acoe_1.0, whole genome shotgun sequence DNA segment encodes these proteins:
- the DLGAP5 gene encoding disks large-associated protein 5 isoform X1: protein MAATSQFASRYKKDLSTEALRTKVARRKSILQKENRHKLFEKGRQFGLADVNVQLSKERGISELKETRELCSQENSSLKQKQAPNAATKRMNERREMLQRYKEEKELRKLQEQREKAKKGVFKVGLYRPAAPGFLTLAPEEAVVAKPRETVTREAPAFSGRVTRSKAKIQEGKTLIPTASKSSTVSARGQSMRPTQAGHKQMSTVKVAEKEKVLQTAPQPAPNVRVTRAAASAARQVLKPTAATAGNQSQRTTASVGKQKKAVKPDTTKVIPSKHKVETNAGVDPRVRSSAADSKHSMPVELQQEQRSVENNNSSPRRPRTRSFAPQNFVFQPLSGLATYSVTPMSPSRANAFLTPSAVWNFSESSVKIFEKSSETKAQKPTLKSQNSPAVKGIQEKQMTTSLKGEAGESDERTSTQKSSKTTPLSTALAVKSDDKREQEHDVPYFRTTLQAERERLLSQCLQWEGNLELDIPEDAKDLIRTTVGQTRLLMEERFKQFEGLVDNCEFKRGEKETTCTDLDGFWDMINFQIEDVNKKFDNLKKLQDNEWQPLDVPSKAVVKKKAVPSRVPKTKLEAAARTAARNRLASVKAAMRDKMKKEGAAEGAHQERLPEAEKVVFEAGFFRIESPVKNFSGLLPRTPGKLATPRPSIRALHLNVPSPLRDPEDATAKQTPSGLKGFHPAQSLKMDQLPTEKTPPLDKLPDGPEQSISVVAEEICLVAGTAEGNKVLGNSSSESKAVDGMEEMELSAAEQGQDIVMCSPEKDPSTDTNLAQSGEPQIHQTDVSRSGLTPIDRNSLDVPMQDAELPFTPVKTRAQKFAAAEVFSDLIVFSPVAPSGDQ from the exons ATGGCTGCTACCTCCCAGTTTGCCAGTCGATACAAAAAGGATTTGAGTACAGAAGCCCTCAGAACCAAGGTTGCCCGCAGGAAATCCATCCTTCAGAAGGAGAACAGGCACAAACTCTTTGAAAAGGGCCGGCAGTTTGGCCTGGCAGATGTCAATGTTCAGctctccaaggagaggggaatttCTGAGCTCAAGGAAACCAGAGAATTGTGCTCTCAAGAGAACAGCAGTCTGAAACAGA AGCAAGCCCCAAATGCAGCCACCAAGAGGATGAACGAGCGCAGGGAGATGCTCCAGCGCTACAAAGAGGAGAAGGAGCTTCGCAaactgcaggagcagagggagaaagCCAAGAAAGGGGTGTTCAAGGTTGGGCTGTACAGACCAGCTGCACCTGGATTTCTTACACTTGCCCCTGAGGAAGCAGTGGTAGCAAAGCCAAGAGAGACAGTAACAAGG GAAGCTCCTGCTTTCTCTGGAAGGGTTACTCGATCAAAAGCCAAGATCCAAGAAGGAAAAACTCTGATACCAACTGCATCTAAGTCCTCTACG gTCAGTGCCCGTGGGCAGAGCATGCGCCCTACACAGGCAGGACATAAACAGATGAGTACAGTCAAAGTggctgaaaaagagaaag TGTTGCAGACTGCACCCCAACCAGCCCCAAATGTGAGAGTCAccagagcagctgcctctgcagccaggcaggTCCTGAAACCAACAGCTGCTACTGCTG GTAACCAGTCACAGAGAACAACAGCAAGCGTaggaaagcagaagaaagcTGTCAAACCTGATACCACAAAG GTAATTCCTTCTAAACATAAAGTGGAGACAAATGCTGGAGTGGATCCCAGGGTGAGAAGTTCTGCAGCTGATTCCAAGCATTCAATGCCAGTAGAACTTCAGCAAGAACAACGCTCAGTGGAAAACAACAATTCTTCTCCAAGGAGACCCAGAACACGCTCCTTTGCACCTCAAAACTTTGTGTTTCAGCCTCTGAGTGGATTAGCAACCTACAGTGTGACACCCATGTCTCCTTCAAGGGCAAATGCTTTTTTGACACCCAGTGCTGTCTGGAATTTTTCAGAATCTTCAGT caaaatatttgaaaaatccAGTGAAACTAAAGCTCAAAAGCCTACTTTAAAAAGTCAAAATTCACCTGCTGTTAAAGGCATTCAAGAAAAGCAAATGACCACAAGTTTGAAAGGAGAAG CAGGTGAATCAGATGAGAGAACTTCCACTCAGAAATCAAGCAAAACAACTCCTCTCTCAACAGCACTTGCAGTGAAGTCAGATGATAAAAGAGAGCAAGAGCATGATGTGCCCTATTTCAG AACCACTCTTCAGGCTGAGAGGGAGAGGCTGCTGTCTCAGTGCCTCCAGTGGGAAGGAAACCTTGAGCTGGACATTCCAGAGGATG CTAAAGACCTGATTCGCACCACAGTTGGTCAGACAAGGCTGCTCATGGAAGAAAGGTTCAAACAGTTTGAAGGACTGGTTGATAATTGTGAATTTAAACGaggtgaaaaagaaacaacatgTACAGACCTGGATGGATTTTGGGATATGATTAATTTTCAG ATTGAGGATGTGAATAAAAAATTTGATAATCTGAAGAAGCTTCAAGACAATGAGTGGCAGCCACTTGATGTCCCAAGCAAAGCAGTTGTCAAG AAAAAGGCTGTTCCAAGTAGAGTGCCCAAAACCAAGCTGGAagcagctgccagaactgcTGCCCGGAACCGCCTGGCTTCTGTGAAAGCAGCCATGAGGGATAAAATGAAGAAggagggagctgctgagggTGCACATCAGGAGAGGCTGCCAGAGGCAGAAAAAGTGGTTTTTGAAGCTGGGTTTTTCAGGATTGAAAGTCCTGTGAAAAACTTTTCAG GTTTGCTTCCAAGGACCCCTGGAAAACTGGCAACTCCAAGACCATCCATCAGAGCTTTGCACCTGAACGTTCCTTCTCCTCTCCGTGACCCCGAGGATGCAACTGCAAAACAAACCCCATCAGGCCTCAAAGGCTTCCACCCAGCACAAAGTTTGAAAATGGACCAACTTCCCACTGAAAAAACTCCCCCACTGGATAAACTCCCTGATGGTCCTGAACAAAG catttctgTGGTTGCAGAAGAAATTTGTCTGGTTGCTGGCACAGCAGAGGGAAATAAG GTGCTGGGAAATTCTAGCAGTGAATCAAAGGCAGTGGATGGCATGGAAGAGATGGAACTGTCTGCTGCAGAACAAGGACAAGACATCGTCATGTGCAGCCCGGAGAAGGATCCCAGCACAGACACAAACCTTGCTCAGTCTGGAGAGCCACAAATACATCAAACAG atgtttcaCGCAGTGGTTTGACACCCATTGACAGAAATTCTCTTGATGTG CCAATGCAGGATGCTGAGCTTCCCTTCACTCCAGTCAAGACCAGAGCCCAGAAGTTTGCAGCAGCTGAAGTATTCAGTGACCTCATCGTGTTTTCTCCTGTTGCTCCCTCTGGGGATCAATGA
- the DLGAP5 gene encoding disks large-associated protein 5 isoform X2, translating to MAATSQFASRYKKDLSTEALRTKVARRKSILQKENRHKLFEKGRQFGLADVNVQLSKERGISELKETRELCSQENSSLKQKQAPNAATKRMNERREMLQRYKEEKELRKLQEQREKAKKGVFKVGLYRPAAPGFLTLAPEEAVVAKPRETVTREAPAFSGRVTRSKAKIQEGKTLIPTASKSSTVSARGQSMRPTQAGHKQMSTVKVAEKEKVLQTAPQPAPNVRVTRAAASAARQVLKPTAATAGNQSQRTTASVGKQKKAVKPDTTKVIPSKHKVETNAGVDPRVRSSAADSKHSMPVELQQEQRSVENNNSSPRRPRTRSFAPQNFVFQPLSGLATYSVTPMSPSRANAFLTPSAVWNFSESSVKIFEKSSETKAQKPTLKSQNSPAVKGIQEKQMTTSLKGEGESDERTSTQKSSKTTPLSTALAVKSDDKREQEHDVPYFRTTLQAERERLLSQCLQWEGNLELDIPEDAKDLIRTTVGQTRLLMEERFKQFEGLVDNCEFKRGEKETTCTDLDGFWDMINFQIEDVNKKFDNLKKLQDNEWQPLDVPSKAVVKKKAVPSRVPKTKLEAAARTAARNRLASVKAAMRDKMKKEGAAEGAHQERLPEAEKVVFEAGFFRIESPVKNFSGLLPRTPGKLATPRPSIRALHLNVPSPLRDPEDATAKQTPSGLKGFHPAQSLKMDQLPTEKTPPLDKLPDGPEQSISVVAEEICLVAGTAEGNKVLGNSSSESKAVDGMEEMELSAAEQGQDIVMCSPEKDPSTDTNLAQSGEPQIHQTDVSRSGLTPIDRNSLDVPMQDAELPFTPVKTRAQKFAAAEVFSDLIVFSPVAPSGDQ from the exons ATGGCTGCTACCTCCCAGTTTGCCAGTCGATACAAAAAGGATTTGAGTACAGAAGCCCTCAGAACCAAGGTTGCCCGCAGGAAATCCATCCTTCAGAAGGAGAACAGGCACAAACTCTTTGAAAAGGGCCGGCAGTTTGGCCTGGCAGATGTCAATGTTCAGctctccaaggagaggggaatttCTGAGCTCAAGGAAACCAGAGAATTGTGCTCTCAAGAGAACAGCAGTCTGAAACAGA AGCAAGCCCCAAATGCAGCCACCAAGAGGATGAACGAGCGCAGGGAGATGCTCCAGCGCTACAAAGAGGAGAAGGAGCTTCGCAaactgcaggagcagagggagaaagCCAAGAAAGGGGTGTTCAAGGTTGGGCTGTACAGACCAGCTGCACCTGGATTTCTTACACTTGCCCCTGAGGAAGCAGTGGTAGCAAAGCCAAGAGAGACAGTAACAAGG GAAGCTCCTGCTTTCTCTGGAAGGGTTACTCGATCAAAAGCCAAGATCCAAGAAGGAAAAACTCTGATACCAACTGCATCTAAGTCCTCTACG gTCAGTGCCCGTGGGCAGAGCATGCGCCCTACACAGGCAGGACATAAACAGATGAGTACAGTCAAAGTggctgaaaaagagaaag TGTTGCAGACTGCACCCCAACCAGCCCCAAATGTGAGAGTCAccagagcagctgcctctgcagccaggcaggTCCTGAAACCAACAGCTGCTACTGCTG GTAACCAGTCACAGAGAACAACAGCAAGCGTaggaaagcagaagaaagcTGTCAAACCTGATACCACAAAG GTAATTCCTTCTAAACATAAAGTGGAGACAAATGCTGGAGTGGATCCCAGGGTGAGAAGTTCTGCAGCTGATTCCAAGCATTCAATGCCAGTAGAACTTCAGCAAGAACAACGCTCAGTGGAAAACAACAATTCTTCTCCAAGGAGACCCAGAACACGCTCCTTTGCACCTCAAAACTTTGTGTTTCAGCCTCTGAGTGGATTAGCAACCTACAGTGTGACACCCATGTCTCCTTCAAGGGCAAATGCTTTTTTGACACCCAGTGCTGTCTGGAATTTTTCAGAATCTTCAGT caaaatatttgaaaaatccAGTGAAACTAAAGCTCAAAAGCCTACTTTAAAAAGTCAAAATTCACCTGCTGTTAAAGGCATTCAAGAAAAGCAAATGACCACAAGTTTGAAAGGAGAAG GTGAATCAGATGAGAGAACTTCCACTCAGAAATCAAGCAAAACAACTCCTCTCTCAACAGCACTTGCAGTGAAGTCAGATGATAAAAGAGAGCAAGAGCATGATGTGCCCTATTTCAG AACCACTCTTCAGGCTGAGAGGGAGAGGCTGCTGTCTCAGTGCCTCCAGTGGGAAGGAAACCTTGAGCTGGACATTCCAGAGGATG CTAAAGACCTGATTCGCACCACAGTTGGTCAGACAAGGCTGCTCATGGAAGAAAGGTTCAAACAGTTTGAAGGACTGGTTGATAATTGTGAATTTAAACGaggtgaaaaagaaacaacatgTACAGACCTGGATGGATTTTGGGATATGATTAATTTTCAG ATTGAGGATGTGAATAAAAAATTTGATAATCTGAAGAAGCTTCAAGACAATGAGTGGCAGCCACTTGATGTCCCAAGCAAAGCAGTTGTCAAG AAAAAGGCTGTTCCAAGTAGAGTGCCCAAAACCAAGCTGGAagcagctgccagaactgcTGCCCGGAACCGCCTGGCTTCTGTGAAAGCAGCCATGAGGGATAAAATGAAGAAggagggagctgctgagggTGCACATCAGGAGAGGCTGCCAGAGGCAGAAAAAGTGGTTTTTGAAGCTGGGTTTTTCAGGATTGAAAGTCCTGTGAAAAACTTTTCAG GTTTGCTTCCAAGGACCCCTGGAAAACTGGCAACTCCAAGACCATCCATCAGAGCTTTGCACCTGAACGTTCCTTCTCCTCTCCGTGACCCCGAGGATGCAACTGCAAAACAAACCCCATCAGGCCTCAAAGGCTTCCACCCAGCACAAAGTTTGAAAATGGACCAACTTCCCACTGAAAAAACTCCCCCACTGGATAAACTCCCTGATGGTCCTGAACAAAG catttctgTGGTTGCAGAAGAAATTTGTCTGGTTGCTGGCACAGCAGAGGGAAATAAG GTGCTGGGAAATTCTAGCAGTGAATCAAAGGCAGTGGATGGCATGGAAGAGATGGAACTGTCTGCTGCAGAACAAGGACAAGACATCGTCATGTGCAGCCCGGAGAAGGATCCCAGCACAGACACAAACCTTGCTCAGTCTGGAGAGCCACAAATACATCAAACAG atgtttcaCGCAGTGGTTTGACACCCATTGACAGAAATTCTCTTGATGTG CCAATGCAGGATGCTGAGCTTCCCTTCACTCCAGTCAAGACCAGAGCCCAGAAGTTTGCAGCAGCTGAAGTATTCAGTGACCTCATCGTGTTTTCTCCTGTTGCTCCCTCTGGGGATCAATGA
- the DLGAP5 gene encoding disks large-associated protein 5 isoform X4: MAATSQFASRYKKDLSTEALRTKVARRKSILQKENRHKLFEKGRQFGLADVNVQLSKERGISELKETRELCSQENSSLKQKQAPNAATKRMNERREMLQRYKEEKELRKLQEQREKAKKGVFKVGLYRPAAPGFLTLAPEEAVVAKPRETEAPAFSGRVTRSKAKIQEGKTLIPTASKSSTVSARGQSMRPTQAGHKQMSTVKVAEKEKVLQTAPQPAPNVRVTRAAASAARQVLKPTAATAGNQSQRTTASVGKQKKAVKPDTTKVIPSKHKVETNAGVDPRVRSSAADSKHSMPVELQQEQRSVENNNSSPRRPRTRSFAPQNFVFQPLSGLATYSVTPMSPSRANAFLTPSAVWNFSESSVKIFEKSSETKAQKPTLKSQNSPAVKGIQEKQMTTSLKGEGESDERTSTQKSSKTTPLSTALAVKSDDKREQEHDVPYFRTTLQAERERLLSQCLQWEGNLELDIPEDAKDLIRTTVGQTRLLMEERFKQFEGLVDNCEFKRGEKETTCTDLDGFWDMINFQIEDVNKKFDNLKKLQDNEWQPLDVPSKAVVKKKAVPSRVPKTKLEAAARTAARNRLASVKAAMRDKMKKEGAAEGAHQERLPEAEKVVFEAGFFRIESPVKNFSGLLPRTPGKLATPRPSIRALHLNVPSPLRDPEDATAKQTPSGLKGFHPAQSLKMDQLPTEKTPPLDKLPDGPEQSISVVAEEICLVAGTAEGNKVLGNSSSESKAVDGMEEMELSAAEQGQDIVMCSPEKDPSTDTNLAQSGEPQIHQTDVSRSGLTPIDRNSLDVPMQDAELPFTPVKTRAQKFAAAEVFSDLIVFSPVAPSGDQ; the protein is encoded by the exons ATGGCTGCTACCTCCCAGTTTGCCAGTCGATACAAAAAGGATTTGAGTACAGAAGCCCTCAGAACCAAGGTTGCCCGCAGGAAATCCATCCTTCAGAAGGAGAACAGGCACAAACTCTTTGAAAAGGGCCGGCAGTTTGGCCTGGCAGATGTCAATGTTCAGctctccaaggagaggggaatttCTGAGCTCAAGGAAACCAGAGAATTGTGCTCTCAAGAGAACAGCAGTCTGAAACAGA AGCAAGCCCCAAATGCAGCCACCAAGAGGATGAACGAGCGCAGGGAGATGCTCCAGCGCTACAAAGAGGAGAAGGAGCTTCGCAaactgcaggagcagagggagaaagCCAAGAAAGGGGTGTTCAAGGTTGGGCTGTACAGACCAGCTGCACCTGGATTTCTTACACTTGCCCCTGAGGAAGCAGTGGTAGCAAAGCCAAGAGAGACA GAAGCTCCTGCTTTCTCTGGAAGGGTTACTCGATCAAAAGCCAAGATCCAAGAAGGAAAAACTCTGATACCAACTGCATCTAAGTCCTCTACG gTCAGTGCCCGTGGGCAGAGCATGCGCCCTACACAGGCAGGACATAAACAGATGAGTACAGTCAAAGTggctgaaaaagagaaag TGTTGCAGACTGCACCCCAACCAGCCCCAAATGTGAGAGTCAccagagcagctgcctctgcagccaggcaggTCCTGAAACCAACAGCTGCTACTGCTG GTAACCAGTCACAGAGAACAACAGCAAGCGTaggaaagcagaagaaagcTGTCAAACCTGATACCACAAAG GTAATTCCTTCTAAACATAAAGTGGAGACAAATGCTGGAGTGGATCCCAGGGTGAGAAGTTCTGCAGCTGATTCCAAGCATTCAATGCCAGTAGAACTTCAGCAAGAACAACGCTCAGTGGAAAACAACAATTCTTCTCCAAGGAGACCCAGAACACGCTCCTTTGCACCTCAAAACTTTGTGTTTCAGCCTCTGAGTGGATTAGCAACCTACAGTGTGACACCCATGTCTCCTTCAAGGGCAAATGCTTTTTTGACACCCAGTGCTGTCTGGAATTTTTCAGAATCTTCAGT caaaatatttgaaaaatccAGTGAAACTAAAGCTCAAAAGCCTACTTTAAAAAGTCAAAATTCACCTGCTGTTAAAGGCATTCAAGAAAAGCAAATGACCACAAGTTTGAAAGGAGAAG GTGAATCAGATGAGAGAACTTCCACTCAGAAATCAAGCAAAACAACTCCTCTCTCAACAGCACTTGCAGTGAAGTCAGATGATAAAAGAGAGCAAGAGCATGATGTGCCCTATTTCAG AACCACTCTTCAGGCTGAGAGGGAGAGGCTGCTGTCTCAGTGCCTCCAGTGGGAAGGAAACCTTGAGCTGGACATTCCAGAGGATG CTAAAGACCTGATTCGCACCACAGTTGGTCAGACAAGGCTGCTCATGGAAGAAAGGTTCAAACAGTTTGAAGGACTGGTTGATAATTGTGAATTTAAACGaggtgaaaaagaaacaacatgTACAGACCTGGATGGATTTTGGGATATGATTAATTTTCAG ATTGAGGATGTGAATAAAAAATTTGATAATCTGAAGAAGCTTCAAGACAATGAGTGGCAGCCACTTGATGTCCCAAGCAAAGCAGTTGTCAAG AAAAAGGCTGTTCCAAGTAGAGTGCCCAAAACCAAGCTGGAagcagctgccagaactgcTGCCCGGAACCGCCTGGCTTCTGTGAAAGCAGCCATGAGGGATAAAATGAAGAAggagggagctgctgagggTGCACATCAGGAGAGGCTGCCAGAGGCAGAAAAAGTGGTTTTTGAAGCTGGGTTTTTCAGGATTGAAAGTCCTGTGAAAAACTTTTCAG GTTTGCTTCCAAGGACCCCTGGAAAACTGGCAACTCCAAGACCATCCATCAGAGCTTTGCACCTGAACGTTCCTTCTCCTCTCCGTGACCCCGAGGATGCAACTGCAAAACAAACCCCATCAGGCCTCAAAGGCTTCCACCCAGCACAAAGTTTGAAAATGGACCAACTTCCCACTGAAAAAACTCCCCCACTGGATAAACTCCCTGATGGTCCTGAACAAAG catttctgTGGTTGCAGAAGAAATTTGTCTGGTTGCTGGCACAGCAGAGGGAAATAAG GTGCTGGGAAATTCTAGCAGTGAATCAAAGGCAGTGGATGGCATGGAAGAGATGGAACTGTCTGCTGCAGAACAAGGACAAGACATCGTCATGTGCAGCCCGGAGAAGGATCCCAGCACAGACACAAACCTTGCTCAGTCTGGAGAGCCACAAATACATCAAACAG atgtttcaCGCAGTGGTTTGACACCCATTGACAGAAATTCTCTTGATGTG CCAATGCAGGATGCTGAGCTTCCCTTCACTCCAGTCAAGACCAGAGCCCAGAAGTTTGCAGCAGCTGAAGTATTCAGTGACCTCATCGTGTTTTCTCCTGTTGCTCCCTCTGGGGATCAATGA
- the DLGAP5 gene encoding disks large-associated protein 5 isoform X3 has product MAATSQFASRYKKDLSTEALRTKVARRKSILQKENRHKLFEKGRQFGLADVNVQLSKERGISELKETRELCSQENSSLKQKQAPNAATKRMNERREMLQRYKEEKELRKLQEQREKAKKGVFKVGLYRPAAPGFLTLAPEEAVVAKPRETEAPAFSGRVTRSKAKIQEGKTLIPTASKSSTVSARGQSMRPTQAGHKQMSTVKVAEKEKVLQTAPQPAPNVRVTRAAASAARQVLKPTAATAGNQSQRTTASVGKQKKAVKPDTTKVIPSKHKVETNAGVDPRVRSSAADSKHSMPVELQQEQRSVENNNSSPRRPRTRSFAPQNFVFQPLSGLATYSVTPMSPSRANAFLTPSAVWNFSESSVKIFEKSSETKAQKPTLKSQNSPAVKGIQEKQMTTSLKGEAGESDERTSTQKSSKTTPLSTALAVKSDDKREQEHDVPYFRTTLQAERERLLSQCLQWEGNLELDIPEDAKDLIRTTVGQTRLLMEERFKQFEGLVDNCEFKRGEKETTCTDLDGFWDMINFQIEDVNKKFDNLKKLQDNEWQPLDVPSKAVVKKKAVPSRVPKTKLEAAARTAARNRLASVKAAMRDKMKKEGAAEGAHQERLPEAEKVVFEAGFFRIESPVKNFSGLLPRTPGKLATPRPSIRALHLNVPSPLRDPEDATAKQTPSGLKGFHPAQSLKMDQLPTEKTPPLDKLPDGPEQSISVVAEEICLVAGTAEGNKVLGNSSSESKAVDGMEEMELSAAEQGQDIVMCSPEKDPSTDTNLAQSGEPQIHQTDVSRSGLTPIDRNSLDVPMQDAELPFTPVKTRAQKFAAAEVFSDLIVFSPVAPSGDQ; this is encoded by the exons ATGGCTGCTACCTCCCAGTTTGCCAGTCGATACAAAAAGGATTTGAGTACAGAAGCCCTCAGAACCAAGGTTGCCCGCAGGAAATCCATCCTTCAGAAGGAGAACAGGCACAAACTCTTTGAAAAGGGCCGGCAGTTTGGCCTGGCAGATGTCAATGTTCAGctctccaaggagaggggaatttCTGAGCTCAAGGAAACCAGAGAATTGTGCTCTCAAGAGAACAGCAGTCTGAAACAGA AGCAAGCCCCAAATGCAGCCACCAAGAGGATGAACGAGCGCAGGGAGATGCTCCAGCGCTACAAAGAGGAGAAGGAGCTTCGCAaactgcaggagcagagggagaaagCCAAGAAAGGGGTGTTCAAGGTTGGGCTGTACAGACCAGCTGCACCTGGATTTCTTACACTTGCCCCTGAGGAAGCAGTGGTAGCAAAGCCAAGAGAGACA GAAGCTCCTGCTTTCTCTGGAAGGGTTACTCGATCAAAAGCCAAGATCCAAGAAGGAAAAACTCTGATACCAACTGCATCTAAGTCCTCTACG gTCAGTGCCCGTGGGCAGAGCATGCGCCCTACACAGGCAGGACATAAACAGATGAGTACAGTCAAAGTggctgaaaaagagaaag TGTTGCAGACTGCACCCCAACCAGCCCCAAATGTGAGAGTCAccagagcagctgcctctgcagccaggcaggTCCTGAAACCAACAGCTGCTACTGCTG GTAACCAGTCACAGAGAACAACAGCAAGCGTaggaaagcagaagaaagcTGTCAAACCTGATACCACAAAG GTAATTCCTTCTAAACATAAAGTGGAGACAAATGCTGGAGTGGATCCCAGGGTGAGAAGTTCTGCAGCTGATTCCAAGCATTCAATGCCAGTAGAACTTCAGCAAGAACAACGCTCAGTGGAAAACAACAATTCTTCTCCAAGGAGACCCAGAACACGCTCCTTTGCACCTCAAAACTTTGTGTTTCAGCCTCTGAGTGGATTAGCAACCTACAGTGTGACACCCATGTCTCCTTCAAGGGCAAATGCTTTTTTGACACCCAGTGCTGTCTGGAATTTTTCAGAATCTTCAGT caaaatatttgaaaaatccAGTGAAACTAAAGCTCAAAAGCCTACTTTAAAAAGTCAAAATTCACCTGCTGTTAAAGGCATTCAAGAAAAGCAAATGACCACAAGTTTGAAAGGAGAAG CAGGTGAATCAGATGAGAGAACTTCCACTCAGAAATCAAGCAAAACAACTCCTCTCTCAACAGCACTTGCAGTGAAGTCAGATGATAAAAGAGAGCAAGAGCATGATGTGCCCTATTTCAG AACCACTCTTCAGGCTGAGAGGGAGAGGCTGCTGTCTCAGTGCCTCCAGTGGGAAGGAAACCTTGAGCTGGACATTCCAGAGGATG CTAAAGACCTGATTCGCACCACAGTTGGTCAGACAAGGCTGCTCATGGAAGAAAGGTTCAAACAGTTTGAAGGACTGGTTGATAATTGTGAATTTAAACGaggtgaaaaagaaacaacatgTACAGACCTGGATGGATTTTGGGATATGATTAATTTTCAG ATTGAGGATGTGAATAAAAAATTTGATAATCTGAAGAAGCTTCAAGACAATGAGTGGCAGCCACTTGATGTCCCAAGCAAAGCAGTTGTCAAG AAAAAGGCTGTTCCAAGTAGAGTGCCCAAAACCAAGCTGGAagcagctgccagaactgcTGCCCGGAACCGCCTGGCTTCTGTGAAAGCAGCCATGAGGGATAAAATGAAGAAggagggagctgctgagggTGCACATCAGGAGAGGCTGCCAGAGGCAGAAAAAGTGGTTTTTGAAGCTGGGTTTTTCAGGATTGAAAGTCCTGTGAAAAACTTTTCAG GTTTGCTTCCAAGGACCCCTGGAAAACTGGCAACTCCAAGACCATCCATCAGAGCTTTGCACCTGAACGTTCCTTCTCCTCTCCGTGACCCCGAGGATGCAACTGCAAAACAAACCCCATCAGGCCTCAAAGGCTTCCACCCAGCACAAAGTTTGAAAATGGACCAACTTCCCACTGAAAAAACTCCCCCACTGGATAAACTCCCTGATGGTCCTGAACAAAG catttctgTGGTTGCAGAAGAAATTTGTCTGGTTGCTGGCACAGCAGAGGGAAATAAG GTGCTGGGAAATTCTAGCAGTGAATCAAAGGCAGTGGATGGCATGGAAGAGATGGAACTGTCTGCTGCAGAACAAGGACAAGACATCGTCATGTGCAGCCCGGAGAAGGATCCCAGCACAGACACAAACCTTGCTCAGTCTGGAGAGCCACAAATACATCAAACAG atgtttcaCGCAGTGGTTTGACACCCATTGACAGAAATTCTCTTGATGTG CCAATGCAGGATGCTGAGCTTCCCTTCACTCCAGTCAAGACCAGAGCCCAGAAGTTTGCAGCAGCTGAAGTATTCAGTGACCTCATCGTGTTTTCTCCTGTTGCTCCCTCTGGGGATCAATGA
- the LGALS3 gene encoding galectin-3 codes for MSDGFSLSDALANSNNPAPCAPPAQGWPSWGNQPAAPGTFPGYPGAPGAYPGAPGACPGAPGAYPGAPGAYPGGPTGPGAYPGAPGAYPGGPTGPGAYPGAPGAYPGGPTGPGAYPGAPGAFPGAPAATGPFPTPGQPSSGSGLGPSAPQGGPTPPMKVPFELPLQAGLVPRLLITITGTVNPNPNRFSLDFKRGDDVAFHFNPRFNEDHKKVIVCNSKFQNNWGKEERTAPRFPFEAGKPFKLQILCETDHFKVAVNDAHLLQYNFREKRLNEVTKLCIGGDIALTSVVPTMI; via the exons ATGTCAGACGGTTTCTCC TTATCCGACGCCTTGGCCAACAGCAACAACCCGgccccctgtgcccctccagcccagggctggCCCTCCTGGGGGAAccaaccagcagctcctgggacatTCCCAGGGTATCCTGGAGCACCAGGGGCCTATCCTGGAGCACCAGGGGCCTgtcctggagcaccaggagcataCCCAGGAGCACCTGGAGCTTATCCTGGAGGACCAACAGGACCAGGAGCATATCCAGGAGCACCTGGAGCTTATCCTGGAGGACCAACAGGACCGGGAGCATACCCAGGAGCACCTGGAGCTTATCCTGGAGGACCAACAGGACCAGGAGCATATCCAGGAGCACCTGGAGCATTCCCTGGAGCACCAGCAGCAACGGGGCCGTTTCCCACCCCAGGACAACCATCCAGTGGCTCTGGATTGGGGCCTTCTGCTCCTCAGGGAGGACCGACTCCTCCAATG AAAGTCCCCTTTGAGCTGCCCCTGCAGGCAGGACTCGTCCCTCGGCTGCTCATCACCATCACTGGGACCGTGAACCCCAACCCAAACAG GTTTTCACTGGATTTCAAGAGAGGGGATGACGTTGCCTTCCACTTCAACCCCCGCTTCAACGAAGACCACAAGAAAGTCATCGTCTGCAATTCCAAGTTCCAGAATaactgggggaaggaggagaggacaGCTCCCAGATTTCCATTTGAAGCTGGAAAACCCTTCAAG cTCCAGATCCTTTGTGAGACGGATCACTTCAAGGTGGCCGTGAACGATGCTCACTTGCTGCAGTACAACTTCCGTGAGAAGAGGCTGAACGAGGTCACCAAGCTCTGCATCGGGGGGGACATCGCCCTCACCAGCGTCGTGCCCACCATGATATAA